In Deinococcus sp. QL22, the following are encoded in one genomic region:
- a CDS encoding LAGLIDADG family homing endonuclease — MPRILVQDGQPMSKRTEFRRRAAAGMTQPVFRYPFNEHFFDELAAPGAWLLGLIWSDGNLSRNSVEVVSKDRELMDEVAALIQQPGGVRPKNGGQVWRVVFSSPHTASVLKGLGLTPRKSLIVPWPELPAKLYGPFVRGLIDGDGSVLLSQRRTGQQVPDLTVSMTGASLTLMTGLRDWLSSQGITFNWNVKKSGWNEQNPVYKITVTGQASLRVLYGLLYDGGPTLSRKHDAYLLWMQTPRVRSGRPSRPLLPAD; from the coding sequence GCTGGGATGACTCAACCCGTGTTCCGTTACCCCTTCAACGAGCACTTCTTTGACGAACTGGCCGCGCCTGGAGCATGGCTGCTGGGCCTGATCTGGAGTGACGGCAACCTGTCTCGCAACTCGGTAGAAGTCGTCTCCAAGGATCGGGAACTCATGGATGAGGTAGCGGCCCTGATTCAGCAGCCTGGGGGAGTACGCCCTAAGAATGGCGGGCAGGTGTGGCGCGTCGTGTTCAGTTCTCCCCACACCGCTAGCGTGTTGAAGGGGCTGGGGCTGACTCCGCGCAAGAGCCTGATTGTGCCCTGGCCGGAACTGCCTGCGAAGCTGTATGGCCCTTTCGTGCGTGGCCTGATTGACGGTGACGGGAGTGTGCTGCTCAGCCAGCGGCGCACGGGGCAGCAGGTGCCGGACCTCACCGTTTCCATGACGGGAGCGTCCCTGACATTGATGACGGGTCTGCGCGACTGGCTCAGCAGCCAGGGCATCACCTTCAATTGGAATGTGAAGAAAAGCGGCTGGAATGAACAGAACCCGGTCTATAAGATCACTGTGACCGGTCAAGCAAGTCTGCGGGTACTGTACGGATTGCTTTACGATGGCGGGCCTACTCTGTCTCGGAAGCATGACGCTTACCTCCTGTGGATGCAGACTCCACGAGTACGATCTGGGCGGCCTTCGCGGCCTTTGTTGCCCGCCGATTAG
- a CDS encoding IS630 family transposase (programmed frameshift), with protein sequence MTDHWRPSHLTRAQLEERRLHFLQLLETQQHSSKELAEFLGVSMSTLRTWRQRLRQQGSDALQATVTTGRAPALSPEQRETLKRLLNEGAQVHGFPDVSWTTLRVRDVIGRQFNIWHHRDHVRRILHQLGFSRQKPDKRALEQNPEAVATWIQTTVPELKKKLAAGATLVFLDEVGFSLKGTVKQTWALRGQTPVVFAKASWDKVSTLGAITSAGQFLQHTQQGAFTGPQVIRFFQHLLTHIPGDLLVVLDNASIHKTKAVTAFVAAETRLSLSYLPPYAPELNPIELVWAYVKRNILGNFCAQTLKVLKARLRVGWQRVRYIRLPKQLLHSYLPS encoded by the exons GTGACCGACCATTGGCGACCCTCGCACCTTACGCGAGCTCAACTTGAAGAACGTCGACTGCACTTCCTCCAGCTGCTCGAGACCCAGCAGCATAGTTCCAAAGAGCTGGCTGAGTTCCTAGGGGTCTCGATGAGTACCCTCCGCACTTGGAGACAACGCCTGCGGCAGCAGGGGTCAGACGCCCTGCAGGCCACCGTCACTACGGGGAGAGCGCCGGCGCTCTCCCCAGAGCAACGGGAGACGCTGAAGCGCCTCCTCAACGAAGGGGCGCAGGTTCACGGCTTCCCGGACGTGAGTTGGACGACGCTCCGGGTCAGGGACGTCATCGGTCGTCAGTTCAACATCTGGCATCATCGCGATCACGTCCGCAGAATCTTGCACCAGCTAGGTTTTTCTCGTCAGAAACCCGATAAACGCGCTCTGGAACAGAACCCAGAAGCCGTGGCGACTTGGATCCAAACCACGGTTCCGGAACTGAAAAAAAAGT TAGCTGCGGGCGCGACTTTAGTCTTTCTCGACGAAGTGGGGTTCAGTTTGAAAGGCACCGTGAAGCAGACGTGGGCTCTGCGTGGGCAGACTCCGGTGGTCTTCGCCAAAGCCAGTTGGGACAAGGTGTCCACCCTAGGGGCGATCACCAGTGCCGGCCAGTTTCTGCAGCACACGCAGCAGGGGGCCTTCACAGGCCCCCAGGTAATTCGCTTCTTTCAACACCTCTTGACGCACATTCCAGGCGATCTCCTGGTGGTGTTGGACAATGCCAGCATCCATAAAACGAAGGCCGTCACGGCCTTCGTTGCTGCTGAAACACGGCTGTCCTTGTCGTATCTGCCGCCATACGCTCCGGAACTGAATCCTATTGAACTCGTCTGGGCCTACGTGAAGCGCAATATTTTAGGCAATTTCTGCGCGCAAACCTTGAAGGTGTTGAAGGCACGACTCCGGGTCGGTTGGCAGCGCGTTCGATATATCCGGCTGCCAAAACAGCTGCTTCATAGCTACCTTCCGTCGTAA
- the bet gene encoding phage recombination protein Bet, producing MTASQIQPAHNIQLAHAFDFTREQIDLIKNTVAVGCTDLELQLFLEVCRSTGLNPMLKQAYAIKRKVGREEKMVIQTGIDGYRLIASRTGIHLGTTDPEFGPKNADGYPDWARVIVRRLVHGHIAEFPATARWSEYVQTKNEWKNGQSTGNKTVSDMWARMPHTMLGKCAESLALRKAFPAELSGVFTNEEMAQADNVHPVPAAVQEAKPVVQETKPAPAPQSAPDPKEAALQAWAIKIGEMAERVRNLGAPENVSAIEKAHAWRTDLDAARLCYDQLKALGMELHNGKAQPTEPTPMPAEAMLTPEQRGQLQAVAKASDAASSEQRYALWAYMINSPTPIATNNLTAEQAAYLLDTFSAMNPDERAQCLTEACAKFKVAAE from the coding sequence ATGACTGCTTCCCAGATTCAGCCCGCCCACAACATACAATTGGCCCACGCTTTCGACTTCACCCGTGAGCAGATTGACCTGATTAAAAACACCGTAGCTGTGGGCTGCACTGACCTGGAACTGCAACTGTTCCTAGAAGTCTGCCGCTCCACTGGACTCAACCCCATGCTGAAACAGGCCTATGCCATCAAGCGCAAGGTAGGCCGTGAAGAGAAGATGGTTATTCAGACTGGCATCGACGGTTACCGCCTGATCGCCAGTCGCACCGGGATTCACCTCGGCACCACCGATCCAGAATTTGGCCCCAAGAATGCTGACGGCTACCCGGACTGGGCACGGGTCATCGTACGCCGCCTCGTGCACGGGCATATCGCAGAGTTCCCCGCCACCGCCCGTTGGAGTGAGTACGTTCAGACGAAGAACGAGTGGAAGAACGGGCAATCCACTGGAAACAAAACGGTGTCGGACATGTGGGCGCGGATGCCCCACACCATGCTCGGAAAATGCGCGGAGAGCTTGGCGCTGCGGAAAGCCTTTCCCGCTGAACTATCGGGCGTGTTTACCAATGAGGAGATGGCGCAGGCGGATAACGTCCACCCCGTTCCAGCAGCTGTGCAGGAAGCCAAGCCTGTTGTGCAGGAAACCAAACCCGCGCCCGCTCCCCAGTCTGCCCCCGATCCCAAAGAAGCCGCCCTGCAAGCATGGGCCATCAAGATCGGAGAGATGGCCGAAAGGGTACGCAATTTGGGCGCACCAGAGAACGTCAGCGCCATCGAGAAGGCGCACGCTTGGCGCACCGATCTGGACGCCGCCCGCCTTTGCTATGACCAATTGAAAGCGCTGGGCATGGAGCTGCACAACGGCAAGGCACAGCCGACTGAACCCACCCCCATGCCCGCCGAAGCCATGCTCACCCCAGAGCAGCGGGGCCAATTGCAAGCTGTCGCCAAAGCCAGCGATGCGGCCAGCAGTGAGCAGCGGTACGCGCTGTGGGCTTACATGATCAATAGCCCCACGCCGATTGCCACCAATAATCTGACCGCTGAGCAAGCCGCCTATTTGTTGGACACCTTCAGCGCCATGAATCCGGATGAGCGTGCCCAGTGCCTCACCGAAGCCTGCGCCAAATTCAAGGTCGCTGCGGAATGA
- a CDS encoding helix-turn-helix transcriptional regulator, producing the protein MGMQMKRLREHREARGLSREALAREAGVSAALIQAHEQGRNHDTHVSVASPLACALGIPMEELFAPEDMGLRVKS; encoded by the coding sequence ATGGGTATGCAGATGAAACGACTAAGAGAGCACCGGGAGGCGCGGGGCCTATCGCGTGAGGCTCTGGCGCGCGAGGCGGGGGTGTCTGCTGCCCTAATTCAAGCCCACGAACAAGGCAGAAATCACGATACGCACGTATCTGTGGCTTCACCGCTGGCTTGTGCGTTGGGTATCCCTATGGAAGAGCTATTTGCGCCTGAAGATATGGGTCTGCGGGTAAAATCATGA
- a CDS encoding helix-turn-helix transcriptional regulator → MTPKPRTRPKTPPPAWATALRVRRAALGKSQEQVALDSGILNQTTVSELEGGRYEVGNLTVARLSGLARGLNWTMAELEAALGLDFTLASLDASQVVVTPPKPEPRPMPLPEGLQAAIDLYGKRFADLREPRWQTYLAGFNWREGLPEDPEAWLDLYRDLTRAGIEPGGN, encoded by the coding sequence ATGACACCCAAACCACGTACCCGTCCCAAAACTCCGCCCCCCGCATGGGCTACAGCTCTACGGGTACGTCGTGCGGCTTTGGGTAAAAGTCAGGAGCAAGTCGCTTTAGACAGCGGCATTTTGAACCAGACCACCGTGAGTGAACTGGAGGGTGGGCGCTATGAGGTCGGCAATCTGACCGTTGCCCGTTTGTCTGGCCTCGCACGTGGTCTGAACTGGACAATGGCTGAATTAGAAGCTGCGCTTGGGTTGGATTTCACGTTGGCATCTTTGGATGCTTCCCAGGTAGTTGTTACACCACCTAAACCTGAACCCCGCCCTATGCCACTCCCAGAAGGTCTTCAAGCCGCCATCGACCTGTACGGCAAGCGGTTTGCTGATCTGCGTGAACCCCGCTGGCAAACCTATCTCGCAGGCTTCAACTGGCGTGAAGGGCTGCCAGAAGATCCTGAAGCATGGCTTGACTTGTACCGGGATTTGACCCGTGCCGGGATCGAACCCGGGGGCAATTGA
- a CDS encoding ImmA/IrrE family metallo-endopeptidase, whose translation MRRATNQAIAFALKQHEAVNHIVEPEPLAKAWGVIIIPGKANRATNGPPSVITLKRDTYAPRQRFTMHHELGHIMIQRAGLEEAIKGEVDAEDAQDHLEMVASYIGSLLVMPDPLVRRAFDRYGVTPQTVLDLQSSARVSFAAASRRIALAHTDEPTTIFLSGATTVLDVASTHPRSSLRPYSRLPDPRASFPHAALLTLSDHIRPRTIGVIVGWREEEA comes from the coding sequence GTGCGGCGGGCAACGAATCAGGCGATTGCGTTTGCCCTGAAACAGCATGAAGCCGTCAACCATATCGTTGAACCGGAGCCGCTCGCCAAAGCTTGGGGCGTCATCATCATTCCTGGCAAAGCCAATCGCGCCACCAACGGGCCACCCAGTGTCATCACCCTGAAACGTGACACCTACGCACCCCGTCAGCGCTTCACGATGCATCACGAGCTGGGGCACATCATGATCCAACGGGCCGGGCTTGAAGAGGCCATCAAAGGGGAGGTTGATGCAGAGGACGCGCAAGATCACCTGGAGATGGTGGCGAGTTATATCGGTTCCCTACTCGTGATGCCCGATCCGCTCGTGCGGCGGGCATTTGACCGTTATGGCGTGACGCCTCAGACCGTGCTTGATTTGCAGTCCAGTGCCCGGGTGTCCTTTGCCGCGGCCTCGCGTCGGATTGCGCTGGCCCATACCGATGAGCCGACCACGATCTTTTTGAGCGGAGCGACGACTGTTTTGGATGTGGCAAGTACGCATCCCCGTAGCTCCTTACGCCCTTATTCGCGGTTGCCTGATCCTCGGGCTTCATTCCCACATGCGGCCCTGCTGACGTTGTCGGATCACATCCGGCCCCGAACAATTGGCGTGATCGTGGGATGGCGTGAGGAAGAGGCGTGA
- a CDS encoding type I restriction endonuclease, giving the protein MTTEQPPQDPFTLASDDIAATTFLSLQLHPPLEADVSLFATTDRLKLKDEAYFVFYNQQASPKRELRLLPDPQEGQKRLALSLSALPSHVRRITVTLSAEEGLSELQRVELSLMGADQEAKATFSLPFSTSEQSVMVCEFAQVSGAWHLQATGTPFAGDLAGLLHHFGGATTEDSPSPVAETPTVEEPAPAPVTPAQIEQSLTIPISRLKPQDVEVSARLLEVARRIPTVIQQLQTEEATKHALVMPFIQALGYDVFNPLEVTPELTADVGVKKGEKVDYAILQDGKPIILLECKHHNVAPSLEHASQLYRYFSVTEARFAILTNGVTYRFYTDLEKPNTMDSRPFLEVNLLKIKEAELVELLKFAKHAFDQDNILSLASEMKYVKAIKQHLAQEFTEPSDEFIRLLTARVFEGRLTTGVRNRFALYTRKALNEFVAQLISDRLRDAFVAADPNQASSSEPDDQDSDDAGLVITTEEWQAFYIIRSILRENINYARVHLRKHQSYSSILLDNNRRKAIGRLYFSEKRLQLGIFDKADRQESRVTLDGLDDIFKHASRLLHTVKVLDAK; this is encoded by the coding sequence ATGACGACTGAACAGCCACCCCAAGACCCTTTCACGCTCGCCTCTGACGATATTGCAGCTACAACCTTCCTCAGCCTTCAACTGCATCCCCCACTAGAAGCAGATGTCAGCCTGTTCGCTACGACAGACCGGCTCAAACTTAAAGATGAGGCGTATTTCGTTTTTTACAATCAGCAGGCCAGTCCCAAGCGTGAGCTGCGGTTGCTGCCTGACCCGCAAGAGGGCCAGAAACGATTAGCCCTATCGCTCTCCGCCCTGCCATCACATGTTCGCCGGATCACGGTCACTTTGTCCGCAGAAGAAGGGCTCAGCGAATTACAACGTGTTGAGTTGAGCCTGATGGGTGCAGATCAAGAGGCCAAAGCCACCTTCTCACTGCCCTTCAGCACCTCTGAGCAGTCGGTCATGGTGTGCGAATTCGCCCAAGTTTCTGGCGCGTGGCATCTGCAAGCTACTGGAACGCCGTTTGCTGGTGATCTGGCAGGTCTGCTGCACCATTTCGGTGGTGCAACAACAGAAGATTCTCCCTCACCGGTCGCAGAGACGCCAACTGTAGAAGAGCCAGCGCCAGCCCCTGTGACACCCGCACAAATAGAGCAGAGCTTGACGATCCCGATCAGTCGACTTAAACCGCAAGATGTAGAAGTTTCGGCTCGGTTGCTGGAAGTCGCTCGGCGCATCCCCACTGTGATTCAGCAGCTCCAGACGGAAGAAGCAACCAAGCATGCCCTTGTCATGCCTTTTATTCAGGCCTTGGGCTATGACGTCTTCAACCCATTGGAAGTGACACCGGAGCTCACGGCAGATGTTGGCGTAAAAAAGGGCGAGAAAGTCGACTACGCCATCCTCCAAGACGGTAAACCCATCATCTTGCTCGAGTGCAAGCACCACAACGTCGCGCCGAGTCTGGAGCACGCTTCGCAGCTCTACCGCTATTTCAGCGTCACTGAGGCCCGTTTTGCCATCTTGACCAACGGTGTTACTTACCGCTTCTACACTGATCTGGAAAAGCCCAACACTATGGACAGTCGGCCCTTCCTTGAAGTGAATCTGCTGAAGATCAAGGAAGCCGAGCTGGTGGAGTTGCTGAAGTTCGCCAAGCATGCCTTCGACCAAGACAACATCTTGAGCTTGGCGAGCGAGATGAAATACGTCAAGGCCATCAAGCAACATTTGGCCCAAGAATTTACCGAGCCATCGGATGAATTCATTCGCCTGCTTACGGCCCGAGTCTTTGAGGGCCGGCTGACCACAGGCGTTCGCAACCGCTTCGCCCTGTACACGCGCAAGGCTCTGAATGAGTTTGTGGCGCAACTGATCAGTGACCGATTGCGGGATGCCTTTGTTGCCGCTGACCCGAATCAGGCCAGCAGCTCAGAACCTGACGATCAGGACTCAGATGACGCGGGGCTGGTCATCACCACCGAGGAGTGGCAGGCGTTTTACATCATTCGTTCCATTCTCCGGGAGAACATCAACTATGCCCGCGTGCATTTGCGTAAGCACCAGTCTTATAGCTCCATTTTGCTGGACAACAACCGGCGCAAAGCAATAGGGCGGCTGTACTTCAGCGAGAAGCGGCTGCAATTGGGCATCTTTGACAAGGCAGACCGCCAGGAGTCCCGAGTGACCTTGGATGGATTGGATGACATCTTCAAACACGCCAGTCGCTTGCTACACACCGTCAAAGTACTAGACGCAAAGTGA
- a CDS encoding tubulin-specific chaperone A yields the protein MTSSNEPPPHAVTRAIDIMFGGTTRTRIFDGFIVLGDWFGLVPAGLLVFAYLNGLDAKWPPLSIATFIAALLIGASKTIKHYKDKREKEIKEQKDKQTKLEQKAAEATYQTALSETEARLEAAHSRLQLSFEKGLEEGAEEKMILWAEVARNHEDGMINANRQLSYGMTFNVDETVSTEAINSYLKAIIACFKMFFTDSAKTPLDLTATLALVSQDRQKLQIVKIEPGGRGRSQKIPRECYIPEMTWGMCDVLRQNKNIYIPDIRDCGVSEDRGYRAVANLRVYDLSGQIMAIVNVDSPAVDAFGNEELVNQAYQYCLPIISSISLCLNDPRMFKHERL from the coding sequence ATGACATCCAGCAACGAGCCACCACCACACGCCGTCACTCGCGCCATCGACATTATGTTCGGCGGCACCACGAGAACGCGTATCTTCGATGGATTCATTGTTTTAGGTGATTGGTTTGGCTTGGTTCCGGCGGGGTTACTGGTCTTTGCCTATTTGAACGGCCTGGACGCGAAATGGCCACCTTTAAGCATTGCTACTTTCATAGCGGCACTCCTCATTGGCGCGAGCAAAACAATCAAGCATTATAAAGACAAACGCGAGAAAGAAATCAAAGAGCAGAAAGACAAACAGACAAAATTAGAGCAAAAAGCCGCGGAGGCGACCTATCAGACAGCCTTATCCGAAACTGAAGCGAGATTAGAAGCAGCTCACTCTCGACTTCAGCTCAGTTTCGAGAAAGGATTAGAGGAAGGCGCAGAGGAAAAAATGATTCTCTGGGCTGAAGTCGCACGTAATCACGAAGATGGAATGATAAATGCAAATCGTCAACTGTCCTATGGGATGACATTCAATGTGGATGAAACCGTTAGCACTGAAGCCATAAACTCTTATCTCAAAGCAATAATTGCTTGTTTTAAAATGTTCTTTACGGATTCAGCCAAGACTCCCCTTGACCTCACTGCAACTCTTGCCCTTGTGAGCCAAGATCGTCAAAAGTTGCAGATTGTAAAGATCGAACCTGGTGGGCGCGGAAGAAGTCAAAAGATACCCAGAGAGTGCTACATACCGGAGATGACTTGGGGTATGTGTGATGTTTTGCGCCAGAACAAAAATATCTATATCCCTGACATTCGTGATTGCGGCGTCTCAGAGGATCGAGGGTATAGGGCGGTCGCCAACCTCAGGGTTTACGATCTCTCAGGACAGATCATGGCCATCGTGAACGTTGATAGTCCCGCTGTAGATGCCTTCGGAAATGAAGAATTGGTAAACCAAGCTTACCAGTACTGCTTGCCGATTATTTCGTCAATTTCGTTGTGCCTGAACGACCCAAGGATGTTCAAACATGAACGTCTCTGA
- a CDS encoding HNH endonuclease, with product MDEGTTATRVCTRCGQTKGETSEFFGESRGRLRTVCRTCNRLQDAEYKRKNADKIVEQRRRTADATRLRSHRWYVNNKEKHRACVKAWHALHPGAQTEIARKWRETNREQEQQRAVRTRALSPLIGRQRTAKSKAKAKGVVVANVDYQALLLQYGSTCYLCGKTIQGYELSFDHIIPFDKGGAHIPENVRPVHALCNSKKNTKLILPSVP from the coding sequence ATGGATGAGGGTACAACAGCCACCCGTGTCTGCACACGCTGTGGTCAAACGAAGGGTGAAACTAGTGAATTCTTTGGAGAATCCAGAGGGCGTTTGAGGACAGTCTGCAGAACATGTAATCGCCTACAAGATGCTGAATACAAGCGCAAAAATGCTGACAAGATTGTCGAGCAACGCAGGAGAACCGCTGACGCAACTCGCTTGCGCTCTCACCGCTGGTATGTAAACAACAAAGAAAAACATCGCGCCTGCGTAAAAGCATGGCACGCTTTACATCCTGGTGCCCAGACTGAGATAGCCCGTAAATGGCGTGAGACAAACAGGGAACAAGAGCAACAGAGGGCTGTACGTACTCGTGCCCTCAGCCCCTTAATAGGTAGGCAAAGAACAGCCAAATCAAAAGCGAAGGCTAAAGGTGTAGTTGTGGCTAACGTTGATTACCAAGCTCTCCTGCTGCAATACGGATCAACTTGTTACCTTTGTGGAAAAACGATTCAAGGTTATGAGCTTTCTTTCGATCACATCATTCCGTTTGATAAGGGAGGCGCTCATATCCCTGAAAATGTTCGTCCTGTTCACGCTCTCTGTAACTCTAAGAAAAATACGAAACTTATTTTGCCGAGTGTGCCATGA
- a CDS encoding recombinase family protein → MRVSDPRGDTADRFGLAVQERACREYAERLSLPVHQVYTDAITGTTETRIGFGKLLADAPAYTDVIIYAVDRLARHPRAGYALLETLQSAGLQVHTAIEGMLDLQDDAGALNFGVRIVMADAERRRIVRRMMEGKKQKVRGGKPLQPLSAYGYQDGEIYEPQAQWVRWIFEQALKIGTHELSAELGRLGVLSPTGKPNWDRDSIRKVLMNSVYRGEYIYGRERVSRRPLAESISCPVPRIVTDEVWYAVQRAMIYRSTGAGRRGSRTDIYPLTGRLRCGECAGAMVGCKSSYTRKDGSKSFHYYYSCGDRALSKHTKKGCDHLAYYRAERLHEAIWGSIRSLAAEPLTAAQQLIAPPVVRLDTTAAIRDLDGQLSKARAAYLRGIDTEDEYAESKTLLTAQRARLLALSEEGAVQPVADLGLVQRALSDAVGAENLYEAVVRLGLMARVVAGGEISLTLDPG, encoded by the coding sequence TTGCGCGTATCCGACCCACGTGGCGACACTGCTGACCGCTTCGGCCTCGCCGTCCAAGAACGCGCCTGCCGCGAATACGCCGAACGCCTCAGCCTCCCCGTCCACCAGGTCTACACCGACGCCATCACCGGCACCACCGAAACCCGCATCGGCTTCGGCAAGCTCCTGGCCGACGCCCCCGCCTACACCGACGTCATCATCTACGCCGTGGATCGTCTGGCCCGCCACCCCCGCGCCGGGTATGCCCTCTTGGAGACCCTGCAATCCGCAGGCCTCCAAGTCCACACCGCCATCGAAGGCATGCTTGATCTCCAAGACGACGCCGGGGCACTCAACTTCGGTGTCCGGATCGTCATGGCCGATGCCGAACGGCGGCGGATTGTGCGGCGCATGATGGAAGGTAAGAAACAGAAAGTGCGGGGCGGCAAGCCCTTGCAACCCCTCAGCGCCTACGGTTATCAGGATGGCGAGATCTACGAACCCCAAGCCCAGTGGGTGCGCTGGATCTTTGAGCAGGCCCTGAAAATAGGCACGCATGAACTGAGTGCCGAGCTGGGACGCTTGGGTGTGCTCTCCCCCACCGGGAAACCCAACTGGGATCGGGACTCCATCCGCAAGGTACTGATGAACAGCGTCTACCGGGGCGAGTACATCTATGGCCGGGAGCGGGTCAGTCGCCGTCCCTTGGCCGAATCCATCAGTTGCCCTGTCCCGCGCATCGTGACCGATGAAGTCTGGTATGCCGTGCAGCGGGCCATGATCTACCGGAGCACTGGAGCGGGACGCCGGGGCAGCCGCACCGACATCTATCCCTTGACCGGACGACTGCGCTGCGGCGAGTGTGCGGGCGCGATGGTGGGCTGCAAAAGTAGCTACACCCGGAAAGACGGCAGCAAATCCTTCCACTATTACTACTCATGTGGAGACCGGGCCTTGTCCAAGCACACCAAAAAGGGGTGTGACCACTTGGCGTATTACCGTGCTGAGCGGCTGCATGAGGCCATTTGGGGAAGTATCCGGTCACTCGCTGCCGAACCGTTGACGGCAGCCCAGCAATTGATCGCGCCTCCCGTCGTGCGGCTGGACACCACCGCAGCGATCCGGGATCTGGACGGTCAGTTGAGCAAAGCCCGCGCCGCTTACCTGCGCGGCATCGATACCGAGGATGAGTATGCGGAGAGCAAAACCTTGCTGACCGCTCAGCGAGCGCGGTTGCTGGCGCTGAGTGAGGAGGGCGCGGTGCAGCCGGTGGCCGATTTGGGGCTGGTGCAGCGGGCGCTGAGCGACGCGGTGGGTGCGGAGAATTTGTATGAGGCTGTGGTGCGGCTGGGGCTGATGGCGCGGGTGGTTGCGGGTGGGGAGATCAGCTTGACGCTTGATCCGGGGTGA
- a CDS encoding ComF family protein codes for MTAFLKVIRALLPRRCPGCDSQLGAEAGLCAACRAALMPRIEWHSPMRPQPEPHLVTLGRYVGTTRRAVRALKYGGAQDLSGVLGSVLARGIPAAWGVTSVVPVPLHSGHQRERGLNQSMLLAEVVGRELGIPAVPAVRRIRATTQQAKLHATERSANLTGAFLADAGRLPRGPVLLLDDVMTTGGAPITTITPDQASS; via the coding sequence TTGACCGCATTCCTGAAGGTCATTCGGGCCCTATTGCCGCGCCGTTGCCCCGGCTGCGACAGCCAATTGGGGGCAGAGGCGGGTCTGTGTGCGGCGTGCAGGGCGGCCCTGATGCCCCGCATAGAGTGGCACAGCCCGATGCGCCCGCAGCCGGAACCGCATCTGGTCACGCTGGGCCGCTACGTAGGAACCACCCGCCGCGCCGTGCGTGCCCTGAAATACGGCGGCGCACAAGACCTGTCGGGCGTGCTTGGAAGCGTGCTGGCACGGGGTATTCCGGCAGCGTGGGGGGTAACGTCGGTGGTGCCCGTGCCGCTGCACTCTGGCCACCAACGAGAGCGCGGCCTCAATCAATCCATGCTGCTGGCCGAAGTGGTGGGACGGGAACTGGGCATTCCGGCTGTGCCCGCTGTGCGCCGGATCCGGGCCACGACCCAGCAGGCCAAACTGCACGCCACCGAACGCAGTGCCAACCTCACCGGGGCATTTCTGGCCGATGCGGGAAGGTTGCCGCGTGGGCCCGTGCTTTTGCTGGATGACGTGATGACCACCGGAGGCGCACCCATCACAACAATCACCCCGGATCAAGCGTCAAGCTGA